The sequence CTTCATCGACAACATGACCATGAATCCCCATCTGGCCTGCGAACACGGGCTGAGCATGGGGATTATTCTTGATTCCGGAGAACTGTGGATCTGGGATACCGGTCAGACCGGTTTGTTTATGGGCAACGCCATGGCCATGGGCATTCATCCGGGACGTGCCACAGGAGTGGTCCTGAGTCATGGTCACTACGATCATACCGGCGGTCTGAATCGGCTGTGGGAACAGGCTGATTTCCAGGGGCCCATTTACGGCCATCCCATGATCTTTGCCCGGCGCTTTGCCTCTCATGGGGAGACTCCCCCACGCGCCATCGGACTGCGCACCAATGCTCCCCGCAGACTTACCAAACAGTTCATTTCCGTTGAAAACCGTATGGAACTTGCCCCGGGTCTGACCATGTACACCAACATCACCAGACAACCGGGACATTACGAACCTATCCAGGGATTTTACCTGGATCAAGAAGCCACCCAACCCGATACCATCCCCGACGATGCCTGCCTGGTTCTTGAATCGCCCAATGGACCGATTCTCGTTCTCGGATGCTGCCACAGCGGCCTGGCCAACACTTGCGAACATATAGCCGAATGTCACGGCATCGATCGTTTCCACAGTCTCATCGGCGGACTCCATCTGGGCAGGGCGTCAGACGAGGCCATCGAAGAAACCTGCAGAACCATCAAGCGTTTCGGCTTCGAGTCCGTATTTGCTGGCCACTGCACGGGAGAAACGGCTCTGCCCAGCCTCCAAAAATCCCTGCCTGACATCGTCCACCCCATGGGTTCGGGCCTGTTCGTCAAATTGTAACAGCAGGGTCTTCGACCTGCGAACACAGCGCCATGACCTCTCTGCGATCACGTTCGATCGCATTGCAGAGCTCCCGGGTTTTTTCCGAAAGAATCTGTATCTGACTGAAATGATTCGGTGTCTTCTGCATCATCATGGCATCGACACCAAACCATCCGGGAAGAACCGCTCCGAAGTAGAACCCGCGTCGTCTGAGCCCGGAACAGATCAACCCCGCTCCCGGTGATGCCAGGGAAATGAACACCTGGTTCACCTCAAAAGAATCATCTTCCAGTTCCCCATCCAGAACCTCCACTCCATCCCCGCCCACATGGGACAGATGAATACGTCTGATGGAGGGAGCCTCGAACCGTTCCACCCGCATTTCCGTCGAACCGCTTCCTTCCTCCTGACCGTCCGCCTTGAAACGCCGACTGACCGGAACTCCGGCGTACAGTTTTTTGATCATCTCTTCATAAACCGGGGGGATAAAAAGCGTCTGTCCCCCGTCCTCCTTGATGATGGAGAAAAAAAGACACGCCGTCCTTTCCCGTGAACCAACGTCTTCTGATCTGCCCTCATTTACCGGCATGAGCGCAACTTCCAGCCCTGTATAGGGGAAGTGAAAACTCTCAGCCATTTTCTGGGAAATGAGATGATTGCACACGGCCTCGCCGTACAGGGCATGCAGTGAAGGTGTTTCGTCAAAATAGGTCATGGTTGCTTTGACCAGGTCCGAAGCGATCCCGCGCTTGCGATAGGCAGGAGCCACCATCATCATGCCCAGTTCCTTCATGCCCGGATGAGGGGCACTGCTCTGAAACATGGCATGAACACCCACCACCGTATCATCGGAAGTCAGGCATACCAGGGTATGAACCTCTCCACTTGCATGACGGGCGCAAAGTTCATCGGGATCATACCAGATATCCACCGGGTAGGTTTCGCCGTAAAGAGCATACGTGAGCCGGGCTATGCCGGTTGCATGGTCAGGGGCAAAGGGACAAATACGAGTGGCAAGACCGGGCGTGTATACCCCGGGATCAGCAGCAAGCCGTTGCAAAAGTTGAACGCGCAAGGATGACCTCCTTATTCTGGGTGGCAAGATGGACAGAAGGGACAAACAAAGGATTTGTTATTGCCAAGGCGCTTTGTAATCAGTACTGCACAGGCGTTCAACACGCATTTATGCTGGATACCTTGCACGCGCAACGTATTTTCTTCCAGGTTACCCCCAAGAAGATGCCCATTCCACGAGGCAAAGCATGTCTAACAATGATGTCCGCTCATGTTGCTATCCCGCTCGAAATGAAGCCATCCCCGAGGTAACGGGTTTCATTGAAACAACCGCAAGCCGGCACGGATTCACCCCTCAGGCCAGCATGAAACTCCAGCTGGCCGTGGAAGAAATCGTCCAGTACATTGCAGGGACCGCTCCGGGACAAATGCTTACTTTCATGCTGCAGACCTGGGCCAATCACATGACCCTTTTGGTGGAGCTGGCAGCAGATGCCGTTGACCTGCGTATTTTCAATCTCACCTGGAAAACAGACCTGGAAAGCCAGGCATCCCTCAATGCCATGGGTCTGAACCTGGCCGCCCGCTATGCAGACCGGTTTGCCCTTTCCCAGACGGAAAACGGCATGCTCAGGTTCCAGTTCGGGGTGGACAGGGAAATCCCGGACATGGCCTCCGTAACAACACCCCCTGCGCCTTTTTCCCATTGGAGACTCACCCGGCCACGCGCCCAGCACATGCCCATGTGCCACGCGTTGGCCGCAAGGTGCCTGGGCCGATTCAAAAACCTTCCATCCCTCATCCATGTGGGGCGTCTTCACAACCTGTGCCTCCATGACGAACTCAACGGGGCCGTGGCTGTTTCCGACCAGGACCAGGTGGTGGGATGCGCCCTCTCTGCCCGTGGCCAGGATGGACTGACCTCTTTCTTCGGGCCCTTTGTCAGCCTCTCTTGTTCGACGGAGGAACGGCAGAGAATGGCGGTCTCCCTCACGGAATACGCGCTGGAACAGACCGCCCGCAAAAACATTCCGGGGATGTACTGCCTTTTCAACGATCCGGATTGTTTCCCGGCCCATTATTTCACCCGCATCGGAAAAATGGCCCTGCTGTGCCGGGATGGGAGCCGTGAACACGTTCCCGCCCATTACTTTCCCCTGCGCGACGACCCCGGAGCTGATCTTTATTTTCATCCCCTGGTTCAGGATTTTCTTCAGGCCCGCATCAGGGAACAATATCTTTCAAGACAGATGATCGATGCCAGCCCCCTGCACCAGGAGATCTGTTCCAAACACCCCCATACCGTGTTGGGAGTGGACATGGACCCCAAAAGTCTTACAGTGCGGATGCATCTGCTAATGTATGGAGCCGATGTGGTGACAATCCTTGATGATCATTTGCGCCTTTTTGCTCAAAAGGGCATGAGAACCCTTTTGTTCACGACCGATCTTTCCCGTCCTTCCCATGCCCTTATTCTTCCCCATCTCCTTGAACGAGGATTTGAAACCGCCGTATTTGTCCCCCTGGGCAATCAGGGAGGGGACCAACTGGTCCTCCAATGCTGTCGGGACGAAAACGGGGAGGGAGAACCGTCATGAAATTCCAACCCTCCATGCTCGTTCCCGATTTTGTACGGACCTTTGAGCCCTATATTCCGTCACAACCTGATCATGTGCTCAAGCAACGTTTTGGCGTCGATCATCTTTACCGGTTGAACAACAACGAAAATCCCCTGGGACCACCACCGGCTGCAGCCTCCATTCTGCGTTCCATGGATCCCATGATGGTTTCGCGCTATCCCAGCGGAGACGCCAGTGATCTGCGCACCAAACTGGCCCACCACCTGGATATGGGACCCGATCAGATCGTTCCGGGCAATGGGGCCACGGAAATCATCCAGTTCGTGATCAAGGCCTTTTGTGAGTCCGGGGACAACATCGTCACTGCCGACAAGACCTTTGCCGTGTATGAATGGGTGGCTGAATTCTCCGGCATTGAGAGCCGTCTCACCCCTCTCAGGGACAACCGATTCGATCCCAAGGCCCTGCTCTCCTTTATTGACCGCCGCACCAAAATCGTTTTCGTGTGCAATCCCAACAATCCCACGGGCACGTACTGGACCCTCCAGGAACTTGACGACTTCATGCAGCACGTGGACGGACGCTGCATTGTTGTGCTGGACGAGGCCTATTGCGAATTTGTGGAAGAGCCCGACTTTCCCGACGGATCCCTTTTGGTGGAAAAATATCCCAATCTTCTTGTCTTTCGGACCTTTTCCAAGATGTATGCCCTGGCCGGCCTGCGCATCGGCTACCTGATCGGTCATCCGGCCACGGTCTATGACGTCTGCCGCACAAGAATCGTCTATTCCACCAATGTCATTGCCCAGCAGGCGGCCCTTGCGGCCCTGGATGACAAAGAACACATCACAAGAACCCGAAACATGGTCAGGGAATCGCGAAACTATCTGGAAAAAGAATTTGAACGCCTTGGCCTGCCATGCATCAGTGGACAGGGAAATTATATTGTCGCCCGCATGCCCTTTAACGACCAGCTGGCCTACAGGATGCTCATGAAACAGGGCATGATGGTCAGGACAATGACCGGATTCAGATTCCCCAATCACATCAGGATCACTTTGCACAGCAAACCCGTCATGCAACGCTTTATCAACGCCCTTGAGCACGTTCTGGACCAGTGGTCTGCCTCCACCAGAAATCCGGTCTGAATTCTCCCCGACAACAAACCAGAAATCCACCATGGTGGCCAATATCCAGGAAATCGGCTGCAGTTCCACCTGATTTGACGCCATGGACAATGCATCAGGTGCCCTGCCCTTTGCCACGGACGTCCATCCTCCCGACGTGCTCTGGCCTGGTGCCAAACGGTCAGGGGTTCCCCACGCCATCAACAGGGCCATTCACACGGGCAGGGCCTCGGTAATGGCACGCAACAGGATTCGTCCCATTACTGACGTCCGTGTCTTGGGCAGCATATGGACAGCAGGTTGCAGGCAACCTCCTGTTCCGACTCCTGGATCATGGCCCCGGGTCATCGGATTGATGGTGTGGGATCAATGGCGATTGGTGGTTACCAAATGAAAGATGCCTACGGTTGCTTGCAGACAGACGGCTGTTCATCTGACACCCTTTGAGGCAGCCGGGACACGCACACTACCCCACCCAAAGCGCAACAGGCTGCCACGCCGAAAAGTATGGCAAAGGAAGAGGTCCTGCCCATGATAAAGGCCCCGCACAGGGGACCGACAACAAAAGCCACATCCATCATGAACAGCATGAGGTTGGTGTTGAGACCGCGCAGGTCATCGGGAGAGATCAGGAACATGACAGCGTTGAGCAAAGGCAAAATAATGCCCAGACATATGCCATATATGACTGTAGCCAGAAGGAACTGGGGTCGGCCGGAAAGGTGACCGAAAAAAACCAGGACCAGGCAGAAAAGTATGCCCGTACCCAGCAAAACCCTTTTTTTGTCCCACCTGTCGAAAAACATGTTCCCCCCAAGGCGCATGGCAATGATGGCCGCGGTGGAGACGGTAAAAAACACGCCTGCATTGGCCACGCCGATAGTCGGGGCAAAATCCTTGATCATGTAGAGGATGGTGGTGGAAGCCGTAAAAAAACAGAAGTTGGCCCCCAGGATATACCCAATGCCCGGTGTTGCCAGATTGGCAAGCAACAGGGCCAAGGAAATGGACTGTCTTGGGGGCCGCTTTTGATCCCGTTTTTTTCCGGCAAGAATGCCGCGCATGGGCGCCAAAAACAACAATGCAGGGATAACAAAGACCACGGCCATGGCATAGGTTGTGGACTCATCCAGGCCAAACCGCGCAAGGGCCCACTCGTTGAGTGGCGGCAAAATCGCATAAGGAATCAGGCTGGAAAGGGAAAAGATGCCAAATCCCTGCCCGCTCTTTTCCGGAGGGATGAACAGGACAAGAAGGGTTGCCACCGAAGAAAGCAGCACCACAAAGGCCACACCGTGAAGAATACGCACGGCCACCAATGCGGGAATCGTCAAGGCAAAGGGATACCAAAGAAGAGCCAGACCATTGACCAATAAGGAAATGTACACATAGCGCAGACCATTGCCGGCATGCAGAAACGGACTGATGAAGGGGCGAACCACACAGGCCGTCAGGGGCTGCAGAATCAGAAGAACCCCTATCCATTGATGGGGGATACCAAGGGTTACGAGGTAATGATAAAAGGTATAAAAAATGGCGATATTACAAAAGCCGAACAAGGCTGTCAGACTTAATGTGACAAACCCGTAGGAAAAAAGACTGGATCTGGAGGCCATGGCAAACTCCCACCATCAAGGCGTGATACACAAGACCAAATAGAGAAATGGAACGGGATTCACAACCGGATTCCCCATAGCCCTTGGGGTTGCATGCCAACACAATCCCAGGCCGCATTGTTTGGCAAAAAACACGCTCCTTTTGCACAATACATGCGATAAAACAAGAAAAAAAACAGCGTATTTGCCATGACCCCGGCATGGTGAACGCGTTGCGTCTCCCTGGCCGTAAACCAGCTGCCATATGACGTCGGGCCCCTGTTTTCCCTTGATCCGCAGGCCAAGGGGCTTTAAGAAAGAGGTTATGCCCAACAAACCCCTTGCTGAATCCATGCGTCCCCAAAGCCTGGACGATTTTGTCGGTCAAAGCCATATCAAGCAGCGCATCCGGGCCATGATGGCCGCAACCCGTCTCCCGAGCCTGCTCTTTTTCGGCCCTCCGGGCTGCGGCAAATCAACCCTGGCTCTGCTCCTGGCCCGGCATACCGGTCGTCCCTTTGCCCGTTTCAGCGCTCCGGAAACAGGCATTGCCGCTTTGCGCAAACAGATTGCCAACCTGGAAATCATTGTTCTGGACGAACTCCACCGCTACTCCAAGGCCCAGCAGGACTTTTTTCTCCCCCTGCTGGAAAACGGGGATATCATCCTTTTGGCCACCACCACGGAAAATCCTTCTTTCAGCGTCACCAACCAGCTTTTGTCGCGGCTTCATGTCCTGCGCCTCAGGGGCCTCAACCTGGCCGAAATGGTGCAGATCGCCCAAAAAGGGGCTGCTCACCTGCACGAATACATTCCCGAAGAAAGCCTTGATCTGCTGGGCCGCCAGGCCGGAGGGGACGCCAGAACCCTGCTCAATCTGGTGGAATACACCAGCAAGCTCGACCCCAAGGAACGGGATCCCAACAATCTGAGCGCGGCCCTGCCCGAAATCGTGGCCCGGGGAGACCGCGACGGCGATTCCCATTACGAACTCATTTCAGGGCTTATCAAGTCCATCCGGGGCAGCGACCCCGACGCCTCCCTGTACTACCTGGCCTGCTTGCTGGAATCCGGGGAAGACCCCAAGTTCGTTGCTCGAAGGCTCATCCTCTCGGCCTCGGAAGACGTGGGCCTGGCTGATCCCCGTGCCATGCCCATGGCGGTTGCCTGCCAGCAAGCCATTGAATTTCTGGGTATGCCCGAAGGGTTCATCCCCCTGGCAGAAACCACTGTCTATCTGGCCCTGGCTCCCAAGAGCAATTCAGCCTATGCCGGGTATCTGGCCGCCATGCAGGAGATCCGCCGCAACGGCCCCAAACCCGTTCCCCTGCATCTGAGGAATGCATCCACCAGGTTGCAAAAGGAATGGGGATACGGCAAGGGATATAAATACCCCCATGCATTTCCCGAATCCTGGATCGAGCAGGAATATCTGCCTCCCGAGGTGCGTGTCCGACAGTTCTATCATCCCAAGCAGCAGGGAGAGGAACCCAGACTGCAGACCTGGCTGCAGGCCAAAAAACGATCCGCAAAAGCGCCCCAACCAGGCCCCGGAAAAATTCCGAGAAAACAGGACTCCTGAACCCTCTGTGTGGCCGACTCGGTCTGGAAATGTCAGACAGCCCTCTTGGCTGGCTGCTTCCAACGGTTAACACGACTGGCATTCATTCACCATTGAACACCTTTTCAACCCACAACACTCCATACCTCATGGCAAACACCCTTCTTCCCCGTGATATTCATGCATTTCTGGCCACCCAGGTCCTTGGACAGGACGACGTCCTGCGCAAGGTGTCCGTGGCCCTGTACAAACACATAAACGGCCTTGGCACAGGCAATATCCTGCTCATCGGTAACAGCGGCACCGGCAAGACAACCATCATGAAGGCCGTAAGAAGCTTTTACGCTTCCTACGAAGAACTGGCCCCCTTTCGGGCCACCACCATCCTCAACGCCAATATTCTTCAGGGCGAACAGGCCGGTGACGTGGATACCGGACGCATTTTCCGCAACCTGGAAACCGACGTGCGCACCCGCTTTGGTGCGGATCTTCCGACCGAAACCATTCAGACCTATCTGGAACACGGCACCGTGTGCATAGATGAACTGGACAAGATCGCCTCGCGCATTCTTGGAAAGGTCAATGCCTCGGGCATTGGCATCCAGCAGGCCCTGCTGACCATTCTCGAAGGGGAAAAAATCTCCTTTGAACCGGCCGGAAGTCCCGATCCCATCCTTCTGGACACGTCCAGGATGTTCTTTCTCTGTGGCGGGGCCTTTGAGGACATGTACGACACCGTGTTCAAACTCATTTCCGAACATGGCGACGAACGCCGTTTTCGGGAAAGCCTGGGAACGGATGCCGAAGGACGCATCAGCTATGTGGTTGATTTTTCGCTCAAGGAATATCTCAAACTGTCGGATCTTTTTGTCTACGGCATGGCTCCCCAATTCATTTCCCGTTTCAGCGATATTGCCGTGCTGGAAGATCTGGGGGAATCCGAGTTGAACAATATTCTGGTGTCAGCTCCCGACTCTCCTCTCAAGGCCGCCACCAGCTATTTCAAGGCCATGGGCTTTGACCTGGAAATCACTCCCGAGGCCAGGGAAACCATTGTCAAACAGGCCTTGCAGAACTCACGCATCGGAGCCCGGGCCCTGCGTGAGACCCTGGGACGGGTCATTGCCCCCCTGGAATTTGATCCGGCAGCTTCACCCTGCCTCACAACCGAGAATGACCAGAACATACTCCGCATTGACCCGGCCTGGGTGCAGGAACGACTGAGCCAGGGGAGGTAATCAAGATACATACATAACGGAACGCATCTTGCTTAAGTCAACAAGGAATTCAATTGGCACGCCTCACTTTCTCATATTACTGGAACAGTCTCGAGGTAGCAATGCATACATTCACATCCCTTGTTGAACGCGGCGCCCGGGAAGGTGTCTCCGACATGCACATCAGTGGCGGGCATCCCATTGTCTACCGGAAAAACGGCAGCATAGTTTTTGTGGACACAGTGGTCCTGACCCCCAGTCAGGTCGACGCCCTGGTACTCAAGATGCTTGGTCCGCGCCATTTGCGCATCCTGCGGGAACGCTTGTCCGTTGATCTGGGCATGAACCTTGCGGGCATCCGGCTTCGGGTCAATATCTTCAATACGGTCCGCGGCCTGGCCATTGCTACCCGTTTCCTCCCGGCCCATGTGCCCACCCTGACCGACCTGAATCTGCACCCGGCCCTTACCCGTTTTTGTTCCCTGGATTCCGGACTGGTCCTTTTCTGTGGTCCCACGGGTTCGGGCAAATCAACCACCATTGCCTCCCTCCTGGACAAGATCAACGCCACCCGGGCAGCCCACGCCATCACCCTAGAAGATCCCATTGAATACTCCTTCCGTTCAGGCAAGGCCTTTTTTCAGCAGCGGGAACTGGGGGAACATTTTCTCTCTTTTGAACAGGGGCTGGTGGATATTCTCCGGGAAGATCCGGACATTATCATGGTTGGCGAATTGCGCGATCCCGAAACCATCCGTTTGACCCTCAGCGCTGCCGAGTCGGGCCACCTGGTTTTTGCCTCCCTGCATGCCAGCAACATGCAAGAGGCCATCTACCGCATATGCAATTCCTTCCCCCTGGAAGCCCAGGAATTTGTCAGGCACCAGCTTGCCTCCTGTTTGGGCGGCATTGTTGTCCAAAAACTCATCTATGAAAAACGGCTGGGCTTCAGAATCCCGCATCTTTCCATGCTCTTTCCCTCCCCGGCCATTGGCAATACGGTCCGGGAAAACAAAATCGAACAGATTCATAACATCATGGAATTGAGTAAGGACAAGGACGTGTACACCTTTTCCCGCTACCGCAAAGAATTTTTGAACACCAAAAACCGCTTCACTCCGCCATGGAACACGCTGACTCCCAGGATCACAGCCAAAGCAACACCACGGCACACCTCATCCGTGCTGACTTCTGCCCAGGTAGCTCCACAAGAGGATATAGACGCATCCTCCACGCGGTGCGTGAGCCTGGATGGCAACACATGCCAGGTTGACGAGATCATCACCCGCATTGAATCACGCGGCATGGGGGCATAAACCGCCACCACACGAAAAAATAACGGGCCGGGATCATACCAGATCCCGGCCCGTTATGGTATTTTCCAAGGAAACGACCTCGCCATCAATCGGTTATCACGATCTCCCCGTTGCGCTCCTCAATATGCAATTCACTGGATGAAGGCCGAGATTGTTTGTTGATCACATCCCGGATCACCGAAGCAGGAATGGCAAAATTGAGGTTTTGAGTATGTTTCCCGTCCAGCATGAAAGCTGTCAGACCCAGAACTTCCCCCCTGCGGTTCAAAACCGGCCCCCCACTGCTTCCCGGAGAAATGGAGGCAGTAAGCTGTACATAGTGCTTTCCCCGTACCTTTCTGAAACCGCTTACAATCCCCTGTGACATGGTTTTTTCCAACCCAAGGGGAGAGGAAATCACAACAACAGGCTCACCCGTTCCAGAAGAGGAGGGGCTCAACACCAGAGGAACCCCGGTTTGGGCCGTGCGAAGCAGGGCAACGTCGGCTTCCCGGTCCACGGCCAGGATTTCCAAAACCCGGATGGGCTCATCCTTGAGATCCTTCTTCAGCTCCACATACCCGGCCCCATCCACCACATGGGCGTTGGTCACCACCACGTCAGGGGCAACATAAAAACCCGACCCCACTCCCGTGGGCGATCCCCCGCCAGTCTCATAGGTCAGAACAGTGACCACGGAATGGCGGGGTTTGGCGTACACCGCCTGAAAATCGTCAGAACCCGGAGGAAGCAACGCCCATGTAAAGGTTGATTGCAAAACCATAGCTGCCAGAACCAACCAACACCAACCGAAGATGCGCATGGACACAACTCCATATCCGTTTGTCATTCAATTTCTCTGCCCCCGAAAATTTTCCATACTTGTCTTGGTCAATACGCAACAGCCGAAAGAAAACCACCGCGGTCATATCCGGGCGTAAAAAGCAACAGGGCAAAATCATTGAATGATGCTACACGGAAATTCCCGGAACCGCCTTTATACACATTGCCAAAGGCATGCAAACCGATTTCCGGCACTTTGTAGGTTCCAGAATTCGGGGTGACCAGCTCGGAAATGGTTATGGTTCCGTCGTCAGCCAGTTCAAATACATCAAAATCGATATCCGTGCTGTTGTTCAGACCGTCCCACTGGAACTTATCAGGGGAATCTTCCGAAGTTCCATTTTGAACATGGGTAAAATAATCCGTGTAAGAACTCCACTGGCTGATTTTTCGCGGAGGCCATTGAGGATTCCATGTACCACTGATTACCGGTTCGCCATAGACATACCGCTTTCGGGGAACAATATCGTAGGCAATGCTGTTGGGATCTTCATGATCGGGGATTGAAGGATCTGAAGTATCGTACATGTCCCCATAAAAGACATTAATTTTGTTTACCTTGGTTGTTTTTTCATATCCCTCGCGCATCCGTACAACCAAGGAAGTGTTATCGTGTACAATTTGACCGTCATACGGAGTTCCGTGACCATACTGATTCCCCTGAATATACGGATCGTACGATTCAGGAAGTTCCTTATAGGCCAGCCATCGGCGCTGCAAGGAACCATCGTCCTGCACTTCCTGGTGCCAGAGAACCAAAAGCAGGGTATCGGTAAGATCCTTGCCCGGAATATGGGGCTTGATGCCATCGGGGATCATATCGTGAAGATACGCTTCCTGGACAGTGGCAGATTTATTCCAGTTCCTACCCCAATACAAAGTGTTTCCAGACGTGACGAAATTATCAGCAGAATCATCATAAAGGACCAAAATTTTTCTCTCATCAGGGAGGACATCGACAACGGTCGCACTTACCCAACTCCATTCTCTTATCCACCCCACCTCATTTCCAGCCTTCAACCTATTCGGCAGGTCATCGTTGAGAATAATATACGATGAAGTCCCATATCCCCCAAACTTCATCATGGAAACACCCAGGCAGTCATAATCTCCATTGGAGGGACGCATGCGCACGCTCAGTCCTTCTCCTCCATATTTCAGGTCCTTACCATTGGACAGCTTGACCTGAACATCATAATCCAGCTGATACCCGTTCTGTCTCCACGCGTTTTCTATGGTATCTTCTTTTCTCAGAGCAAACGTGCCCATTTTGGTATCATCGGTACTTGTGGGAATGCTGGTCATGGTGGCAAACAGGGAATTCCCACCTGCAGTGATATACGACGCAACCTCCATGCCTTCCCCGTTCACAGCACTGAAATTGTCACTCAGATCCTTTTTTGTTTTAAAAGTAATTGATTCCGGAACCTCCCCCTTGAAACTGTCGGTCACGGGAACAGCATATTTCACTGTTCTGGATGCACCAAAGGAATCAGAACCAATGCTGCCCGTTGATTCCAAAACAAGATTCTTTTTGAAAACTATTTTTGATTCGGACCCCGGACCAATGGTGATTCCTTCAAACTGTGTGTTGTCCCGATCAAAAACATCCTTCAGGGTCAGGGTTGTTCCATCAATAACTGCCCTTTCGTAAAACAACAAACGATCATCAAAATCACCAATGGTCGTTCCTTGCAAAATTCTGAAATATCCGTTTTTTGGAGGGATACAATATGTTCCTGATTGTAGTTGGTTATTCAAAGCAAGAGTGATATCGCCGCCTGGTTCAACCGTTTGACTTGTTTGAACAGGAAAGGCCAGATAAAGCATATCATCTGAATAGACTCTGCTTCTTACCCTACAGGTAACACGTAAACCGGAACGGTCGAGCACAGCACCGGAAAAATCAAAGGGCGTGCACTCGTCATTGTTTCTATCAAATCGTACAA comes from Desulfoplanes formicivorans and encodes:
- a CDS encoding type IV pilus twitching motility protein PilT; its protein translation is MHTFTSLVERGAREGVSDMHISGGHPIVYRKNGSIVFVDTVVLTPSQVDALVLKMLGPRHLRILRERLSVDLGMNLAGIRLRVNIFNTVRGLAIATRFLPAHVPTLTDLNLHPALTRFCSLDSGLVLFCGPTGSGKSTTIASLLDKINATRAAHAITLEDPIEYSFRSGKAFFQQRELGEHFLSFEQGLVDILREDPDIIMVGELRDPETIRLTLSAAESGHLVFASLHASNMQEAIYRICNSFPLEAQEFVRHQLASCLGGIVVQKLIYEKRLGFRIPHLSMLFPSPAIGNTVRENKIEQIHNIMELSKDKDVYTFSRYRKEFLNTKNRFTPPWNTLTPRITAKATPRHTSSVLTSAQVAPQEDIDASSTRCVSLDGNTCQVDEIITRIESRGMGA
- a CDS encoding S1C family serine protease gives rise to the protein MRIFGWCWLVLAAMVLQSTFTWALLPPGSDDFQAVYAKPRHSVVTVLTYETGGGSPTGVGSGFYVAPDVVVTNAHVVDGAGYVELKKDLKDEPIRVLEILAVDREADVALLRTAQTGVPLVLSPSSSGTGEPVVVISSPLGLEKTMSQGIVSGFRKVRGKHYVQLTASISPGSSGGPVLNRRGEVLGLTAFMLDGKHTQNLNFAIPASVIRDVINKQSRPSSSELHIEERNGEIVITD